GTCCATCCAGAATGATCGGGCGACGCATGTACCTCTTGATCTTTTCGAAGGGCAATTGCTTGAACTCATTCCACTCGGTAATGATCAACAGCGCATCGGCCTCCTTGGCCACATCGAGCGCGGTGGCGCAGTAGGTTACCCGGGGCAAGATCTCAGCGGCCCGTTCCATCGCCACCGGGTCATACGCCTTGATCCGCGCGCCTTCCTGTTGCAGGGCATTAATGATATACACGCTGGGCGCCCCGCGCATATCATCGGTATTCGGCTTGAACGACAACCCCAGCACGCCGATCAACGCGTCCTCAAAGCTGCCAAGGATATCGCGCAACTTGTCAATGAAGCGATCGCGGGCGCTCTGGTTGATGTCCATCACCGCCTGCAACAACTGCGGGTGGCACCCCGCCGAGGCCGCCAT
The nucleotide sequence above comes from Chloroflexaceae bacterium. Encoded proteins:
- a CDS encoding UDP-glucose 6-dehydrogenase, with amino-acid sequence MAASAGCHPQLLQAVMDINQSARDRFIDKLRDILGSFEDALIGVLGLSFKPNTDDMRGAPSVYIINALQQEGARIKAYDPVAMERAAEILPRVTYCATALDVAKEADALLIITEWNEFKQLPFEKIKRYMRRPIILDGRNIYEPAEMAAKGFIYRGVGR